Proteins co-encoded in one Arachis hypogaea cultivar Tifrunner chromosome 13, arahy.Tifrunner.gnm2.J5K5, whole genome shotgun sequence genomic window:
- the LOC112737795 gene encoding long-chain-alcohol oxidase FAO1, translating to MVKRECHPLLKGERGERKYRHGFFGYEMESLASICEVVIPPLPPLKDEEDELNNKDVTKSFSNISASQHPYPHEVAEILVKRGLIEAVILIRVILWVLATRLGTLLLCGSLCVGGKWPFINNFSNMPLEKREKVVQKWLKHRFLTPIRLAFAYIKVLCVYCFFSSVDEKGENPAWKAIGYEVAADEKQNNVSNNNRPLQKGIIETMQEQSDSTLQQSLAKKGLNVTMDTKTNTLKLKCDAVVVGSGCGGGVAASVLSSAGHKVVVLEKGNYFASQDYSSLEGPSMDQLYETGGILASVDSRILVLAGSTVGGGSAVNWSACIKTPQNVMKEWSEEHKLPLFSSLEYQSAMETVCERIGVTEFCKQEGFQNQVLRKGCQNLGLKVDYVPRNSSGNHYCGSCGYGCPKGEKKGTQETWLVDAVESGAVIITGCKAEKFLLETNTNGRRSERKNKCFGVLAKALSSRITMKLQIEAKVTVSAGGALLTPPLMISSGLRNKNIGRNLHLHPVLMTWGYFPDSNSELEGKVFEGGIITSVHKVPPRDSESSDTRAIIETPLLGPASFASLCPWESGRDFKERMLKYPRTSHLITIIRDTACGVVTSEGRISYKLSEMDKENMRIGLQQALRILIAAGAVEVGTHRSDGQRIKCGDIGHGKIEEFLDNVWPMEGALSPGEKWNIYCSAHQMGSCRMGATEKEGGVDENGESWEAEGLFVCDASLLPSAVGVNPMITIQSTAYCVSNRIVDYLKNV from the exons GTTGCAGAAATATTAGTGAAGAGGGGGTTAATAGAAGCAGTAATATTGATTAGAGTGATTTTGTGGGTATTAGCAACAAGGTTGGGGACCTTGTTGCTTTGTGGGTCGCTCTGCGTTGGTGGCAAATGGCCCTTTATCAATAACTTCTCAAACATGCCTTTGGAGAAAAGAGAAAAGGTGGTTCAGAAATGGCTGAAGCATAGGTTCCTTACACCTATAAGACTTGCATTTGCTTACATCAAAGTCTTGTGCGTCTATTGTTTCTTCTCTTCG GTTGATGAGAAGGGAGAGAACCCAGCATGGAAAGCCATTGGGTATGAAGTAGCTGCTGATGAAAAACAGAACAATGTCTCCAACAATAACAGGCCTCTTCAAAAAGGGATCATAGAAACAATGCAAGAACAATCTGACTCAACTCTTCAACAATCCCttgccaagaaaggcctcaacgtTACAATGGACACCAAAACCAACACCCTCAAACTCAAATGCGATGCAGTGGTTGTTGGCTCCGGTTGCGGCGGAGGCGTGGCCGCTTCAGTTCTCTCAAGTGCCGGCCACAAGGTGGTTGTTCTTGAGAAAGGAAACTATTTCGCTTCCCAAGACTATTCGTCTCTCGAAGGCCCTTCCATGGATCAATTGTATGAAACTGGAGGGATCCTTGCTTCAGTGGACTCTAGAATTCTGGTTCTAGCAGGATCTACTGTTGGTGGCGGTTCTGCTGTTAACTGGTCGGCGTGCATCAAAACGCCGCAAAATGTGATGAAGGAGTGGTCCGAGGAACACAAGCTTCCCCTCTTTTCGAGTTTAGAGTATCAATCTGCAATGGAAACCGTGTGTGAAAGGATTGGTGTCACAGAATTTTGTAAACAAGAAGGTTTCCAAAACCAAGTGCTGAGAAAAGGGTGTCAGAATCTTGGACTCAAGGTTGATTACGTTCCAAGAAACTCGTCCGGGAATCACTATTGCGGTTCGTGCGGTTATGGTTGTCCGAAAGGAGAGAAAAAAGGGACCCAAGAAACATGGCTTGTGGATGCTGTTGAAAGTGGCGCGGTGATCATTACAGGGTGCAAAGCTGAGAAATTCTTGCTTGAAACAAACACTAACGGACGAAGAAGTGAAAGAAAGAACAAGTGTTTTGGAGTTTTGGCCAAGGCTTTAAGCAGTAGAATCACAATGAAGCTCCAAATTGAAGCCAAGGTAACAGTTTCTGCGGGTGGAGCACTTCTTACACCGCCATTGATGATTTCAAGTGGCTTAAGGAACAAGAACATTGGTAGGAACCTTCATCTTCACCCTGTTCTAATGACTTGGGGATACTTCCCTGATTCGAATTCGGAGTTGGAGGGTAAAGTCTTTGAAGGAGGAATAATCACATCGGTCCATAAGGTTCCTCCAAGAGACTCCGAATCATCAGATACACGAGCTATCATCGAAACGCCTCTGCTTGGACCGGCTTCTTTCGCTTCGCTGTGTCCATGGGAATCAGGAAGAGACTTCAAAGAGAGAATGCTTAAGTACCCGAGAACTTCGCATTTAATCACAATCATTAGAGACACGGCATGTGGGGTGGTTACTTCAGAAGGAAGGATCAGTTATAAACTGTCCGAAATGGATAAAGAGAACATGAGGATTGGACTTCAGCAAGCTCTGAGGATTCTGATAGCCGCGGGGGCTGTGGAAGTAGGAACACACAGAAGTGACGGCCAGAGAATAAAATGTGGTGACATAGGTCATGGTAAAATTGAAGAGTTTCTGGACAATGTTTGGCCGATGGAGGGCGCGCTGTCGCCGGGCGAGAAGTGGAACATATACTGCTCGGCGCATCAGATGGGGAGCTGTAGAATGGGAGCCACTGAGAAAGAAGGGGGTGTTGATGAGAATGGAGAGAGTTGGGAGGCAGAAGGGTTGTTTGTTTGTGATGCAAGTTTGCTTCCAAGTGCAGTTGGTGTCAATCCCATGATCACAATCCAATCAACTGCTTATTGTGTCTCAAATAGGATTGTTGATTATCTTAAGAATGTGtga
- the LOC140177508 gene encoding uncharacterized protein, translating to MHARPAAGKGLRNTPETEDQPRLSSLSPCWKVHQLHPLAAPIVEVYQQIAGKGILSKPRQLKDRTGGNKNLYCDYHKGYGQKTQDCFNLKDALEQAIREGKLDKFSHLIREPRRRDRDRSTEDKSRAVRQRREPEEDSERGLTVVNVVIGRDVPPRSKLASKKDAKVLAMSSDSTPPSRRVPSISFGPEDQRFDEVSEKPPMVITARVGTGLVKRILVDTGVDSNIMFRNVFDALGLRDTDLRGHQHGVVGLGDNFIKLDGVVSLLVFIGGGRGKRSLMAEFIILRDSTGYNLILGRKSIHEFGEVIFTKLLLMKFFADDGSVGTIRGDLETAVACDNTSLSFRKKSKEVSGVLLTSI from the coding sequence ATGCACGCCCGTCCGGCGGCGGGGAAAGGTCTAAGGAACACTCCAGAGACGGAGGATCAGCCAAGACTTTCAAGCCTTTCCCCGTGTTGGAaagttcaccaactacacccccTGGCGGCTCCAATCGTTGAGGTCTATCAGCAGATCGCCGGCAAGGGTATCTTGTCGAAGCCCCGACAACTCAAGGACAGAacgggaggaaacaagaacctctatTGTGATTATCACAAGGGCTATGGCCAAAAGACCCAAGACTGCTTCAACCTGAAGGACGCCCTGGAGCAAGCCATTCGGGAAGGAAAGTTGGATAAGTTCTCCCACCTTATAAGGGAACCGAGGAGAAGGGACCGGGACCGATCAACCGAGGACAAAAGCCGTGCTGTAAGGCAAAGACGGGAACCCGAGGAGGACAGTGAGCGTGGCCTCACTGTGGTAAATGTGGTGAtcggaagggacgtccctcccagATCGAAATTGGCTAGCAAGAAGGACGCCAAGGTCTTAGCTATGTCCTCTGACTCCACGCCACCCTCCCGGAGGGTACCCTCAATATCATTCGGTCCCGAAGATCAAAGGTTTGACGAGGTTTCGGAGAAACCGCCGATGGTGATCACGGCCAGGGTGGGTACCGGCCTAGTAAAGCGAATCCTGGTAGACACAGGGGTTGACTCCAATATCATGTTCCGTAATGTATTTGATGCTCTGGGCCTACGGGATACCGACTTGAGGGGCCACCAACACGGCGTAGTAGGCCTAGGCGATAACTTCATCAAGCTAGATGGCGTAGTTTCCCTCTTGGTCTTTATTGGCGGAGGCAGGGGGAAGAGGTCGCTAATGGCGGAGTTTATTATCTTAAGGGACTCCACGGGCTACAACCTCATCTTGGGGAGGAAGAGCATCCACGAGTTTGGGGAGGTGATTTTCACCAAGCTGTTGCTGATGAAGTTTTTTGCTGACGATGGATCAGTGGGGACCATCAGGGGAGACCTGGAGACGGCGGTCGcatgcgacaacaccagcctcTCCTTTAGAAAGAAGTCAAAAGAAGTATCCGGTGTCTTACTTACCagtatctga
- the LOC140177509 gene encoding uncharacterized protein, translating into MRYDGTQDPQEHLTAFEARMNLEGVGDEVRCRAFPVTLAGPVIRWFNALLQDSITTFADISRTFLAQFTTRIAKAKHPINLLGVTQRTGELTRKYLDRFNDECLEIDGLTDSVASLCLTNGLLNEDFRKYLTTKPV; encoded by the coding sequence ATGAGGTACGATGGTACTCAAGATCCCCAAGAacatctaacggccttcgaggccaggatgaacctggaaggggTAGGCGATGAAGTAAGGTGCCGGGCTTTCCCAGTAACCTTAGCTGGGCCAGTAATTCGTTGGTTTAATGCCCTTCTCCAGGACTCCATAACCACGTTTGCCGACATCAGTCGCACCTTCTTGGCCCAGTTCACCACGCGTATCGCTAAGGCGAAGCACCCGATTAATCTGCTAGGAGTGACTCAACGAACTGGTGAGCTAACCAGGAAGTACCTAGATAGATTCAATGATGAGTGCCTGGAGATCGACGGCCTAACCGATTCGGTGGCCAGCTTGTGCTTAACCAACGGGCTACTAAATGAGGATTTCAGAAAATACCTTACCACCAAGCCCGTCTGA